In one Bombyx mori chromosome 4, ASM3026992v2 genomic region, the following are encoded:
- the LOC101741527 gene encoding v-src sarcoma (Schmidt-Ruppin A-2) viral oncogene homolog (The RefSeq protein has 10 substitutions, 1 non-frameshifting indel compared to this genomic sequence), translating to MLPVVQSEPMLFNCGVHSVNGAATPSISLPPSLTPESDIGELVDIFFDVDVAVNDHSRIESCDLQLGDTWRGMQGKMSVTAPVKKIRKKSDNTQQTQINKCQNEKERRKLENETINQLEELLGTCLAEVKQPDKNGIVREATRQIQEVLKRRRECPSECPLRSPQCLSPVQAGEISSTQPQLPCTGLHYSEVTTLIEALKHYTNNLGWVLLEINSKGEIECVSDNIKEFILHERTELYRKSIFSILHEKDHAKLRPLLRNIQSFNWDSADIDKFHFVKARLLVKNSNGTDCGVYVETVIHAAPVRGSSSEEAGSVMCVIRRCDDASAVLIPDDGGPPAITAKQSDHIVFRLDCNFNILSCDLSAVDSIVNSPVSLVGTRYLDLVDSVDRLRVAAHLLEAASAPAPPAVSEPFRLRVTPDHPWLRVSARSRLFRSQATSGEPDFIMSTHSVLCDEEIDMLESESPRPAVGGPLMPSVTNGESSMCESRYRSPVSPATNPFSINDFEFEPWASSLLGEMSNEDSKEPKDGSVEGPPSTPLTPRAPSTPGESAHVVQPPEEPNRLRTLLSKKPNSSSEANSNSNNRILKDLLKQEDEEATGSETSAPHTPHTPMTPHTPHTPGAALSPLHSAPSHARPQAHLQPHASHSAGQHSMQQLHHNNSDVLLKILNDKSDEDTEEGRRSASDSNRSMSQPSALLSQLLSSSNGPAGNGRSQDGSDNYLDRIAGVKRKFEDAKAMSGNMKRATPENQQVTSSAVSVASSTATSTAGRPATSGPGMSPLCQKNQILVSLLAREQPTPTTPLPLPNPSLRPYGPTNRPRAPPPPHPAQHHHHHAMQHHQRHHSTLSNILTGVNHRAGNVNGGGGGGGGGGGPTAECSSAQSHLQMVLQGGARYPPASAPAPLHYTNTTPHHTYNSQPPSSSSSPTQAVPGDGEVPSDLMLSDILDEFIESMPDSDRSASDVSMRQRQGMKEKTAIVNAIRQRLMHECETVTKNTNVTSPSALPPFSVQSPVCSMYPGGASPAAGGSRPHSIAEQRARLLQMQRSQQMLVSPEAADQPQQDLGSTINALVSATPPNVALTRTDYHHNLYQTSQIGSNYGTNKMTTTNQNPMLSRQLSVPGSGGYVHAAALHTPMSPQPYHRPPRPHLGVGGGGGTSGGAGGGAGGGAGGMSEYVRNELRAVVGARSARPDLHTLQPPDLDPLVSFDMPAPEYYGGGLGGGGGR from the exons AATTGAGTCCTGTGACCTCCAACTGGGAGACACATGGAGGGGAATGCAAGGCAAGATGAGCGTGACAGCGCCGGTTAAGAAGATAAGAAAAAAGTCAGACAATACGCAACAAACTCAAAT taATAAGTGCCAGAATGAGAAAGAGCGACGGAAACTTGAAAACGAAACTATAAATCAACTTGAGGAGCTTCTTGGTACTTGTCTCGCCGAAGTAAAGCAACCGGACAAGAACGGTATTGTCCGAGAGGCCACGCGTCAGATCCAGGAGGTATTGAAACGGCGACGCGAGTGTCCCAGCGAGTGTCCCCTACGATCGCCCCAGTGTCTATCACCAGTACAGGCCGGGGAGATCAGCTCAACACAGCCGCAGTTGCCCTGCACCGGATTACATTATTCTGAAGTCACAACTTTAATTGAG gCACTCAAACATTACACCAATAACCTCGGATGGGTTTTATTGGAAATTAATTCGAAAGGTGAAATAGAGTGTGTATCAGATAATATCAAGGAGTTTATTCTTCACGATAGAACAGAACTATATAGGAAATCGATATTTTCGATTTTACATGAGAAAGATCATGCGAAACTAAGACCGTTACTTAGGAACATACAATCTTTCAACTGGGACTCGGCAGATATTGATAAATTCCACTTTGTGAAAGCAAGGCTCCTCGTTAAAAATTCAAATGGGACTGACTGTGGCGT TTACGTGGAGACAGTGATACACGCTGCGCCAGTGCGCGGCTCTTCTTCGGAGGAGGCCGGCTCCGTCATGTGCGTCATCCGGCGCTGCGACGACGCGTCGGCCGTTCTTATTCCCGACGACGGCGGCCCGCCCGCCATCACCGCCAAGCAGTCCGATCATATCGTCTTCAGATTAGACtgcaattttaatattttgt CTTGTGACTTGAGTGCAGTGGACAGTATAGTAAACTCACCAGTTTCTCTTGTGGGCACTCGATATTTGGACTTGGTTGACAGTGTTGATCGTCTACGTGTTGCTGCACATCTGCTGGAAGCAGCATCAGCGCCTGCGCCGCCTGCAGTCAGTGAACCGTTTCGACTGCGCGTCACCCCCGACCATCCGTGGTTGCGTGTCAGCGCCCGATCGCGGCTGTTCAGGTCTCAGGCCACTTCTGGTGAACCTGACTTCATAATGTCAACGCACAGCGTTCTTTGTGATGAGGAGATAGATATGTTGGAATCTGAAAGCCCTCGCCCTGCGGTCGGCGGCCCGCTCATGCCCTCCGTGACCAACGGAGAGTCTTCCATGTGCGAGTCGCGGTATCGATCTCCCGTCAGTCCGGCCACGAATCCGTTTTCTATAAACGATTTCGAGTTTGAACCTTGGGCTTCTTCTCTCCTTGGTGAAATGTCAAATGAAGATTCCAAGGAACCCAAGGATGGGTCCGTGGAGGGACCGCCTTCAACCCCGCTCACGCCTCGGGCGCCTTCCACTCCTGGTGAAAGCGCTCACGTCGTACAGCCTCCTGAAGAGCCAAATCGGTTACGAACGCTGTTGAGCAAGAAGCCTAATTCGTCTTCCGAAGCAAACTCCAACTCGAACAATCGTATTCTGAAAGATTTATTGAAGCAAGAAGACGAAGAGGCGACAGGAAGCGAGACGTCGGCGCCGCACACCCCGCACACGCCGATGACACCGCACACCCCGCACACGCCCGGCGCGGCGCTCTCCCCGCTGCACTCCGCGCCGTCGCACGCGCGTCCGCAGGCGCACTTGCAGCCGCACGCCTCGCACTCCGCGGGACAGCACTCCATGCAACAGCTTCATCACAATAATTCCGACGTCCTCCTTAAG ATATTAAACGATAAATCAGACGAAGATACGGAGGAAGGGAGAAGAAGCGCTTCGGACAGTAATCGCAGTATGTCCCAGCCCAGCGCGCTCCTCTCCCAGCTGTTGTCGAGCAGCAACGGCCCGGCGGGTAACGGACGCTCGCAGGACGGAAGCGACAACTACCTGGATAGGATCGCCGGTGTCAAACGCAAATTCGAAGACGCCAAAGCGATGAGCGGTAATATGAAGAGAGCGACCCCAGAGAATCAACAG GTGACGTCCAGTGCTGTATCGGTAGCGTCATCGACGGCGACGTCTACGGCCGGGAGCCCGGCGACGAGCGGCCCGGGCATGAGTCCGCTGTGCAAAAAGAACCAGATCCTGGTGTCGTTATTGGCGCGCCAGCAGCCCACGCCCACCACCCCGCTGCCGCTCCCCAACCCCAGCCTGCGCCCCTACGGACCCACCAACCGACCGCGAGCGCCGCCTCCGCCTCACCCGGCTCAGCATCATCACCACCACGCCATGCAACACCACCAGCGGCACCATTCGACGCTCTCCAACATACTCACCGGAGTCAACCA TCGGGCGAGCAACGTGaacggcggcggcggcgacggcCCGACGGCGGAGTGCTCGTCTGCGCAGAGCCACCTGCAGATGGTGCTGCAGGGCGGCGCGCGCTACCCGCCCGCCTCCGCGCCCGCGCCCCTGCACTACACCAACACCACGCCGCACCACACCTACAACAGCCAGCCGCCCTC AAGTAGCAGTAGCCTGACTCAAGCCGTTCCCGGTGACGGCGAGGTCCCCAGTGATCTGATGCTGTCCGACATATTGGACGAGTTCATAGAGAGCATGCCCGACTCGGATCGTTCCGCTTCTGATGTTAGCATGCGCCAAAGACAG GGCATGAAAGAGAAGACTGCGATAGTGAACGCCATCCGACAGAGACTGATGCACGAGTGTGAGACGGTCACGAAGAATACAAATGTCACGAGTCCCAGTGCACTGCCGCCATTCTCTGTGCAGAGTCCG GTGTGCAGCATGTACCCGGGCGGCGCCAGCCCAGCGGCCGGCGGCTCGCGCCCGCACTCCATCGCCGAGCAGCGCGCGCGCCTGCTACAGATGCAGCGCTCGCAGCAGATGCTCGTCTCGCCAGAG GCCGCCGATCAGCCCCAGCAGGATCTTGGTTCGACCATTAATGCTCTCGTTTCCGCGACTCCGCCCAACGTGGCTCTGACTCGAACGGATTATCATCATAATCTATATCAAACGA GTCAAATAGGGTCAAATTATGGTACAAATAAAATGACTACCACTAATCAGAACCCCATGTTAAGCAGACAGCTTAGT GTGCCGGGTTCGGGCGGGTACGCGCACGCGGCCGCACTGCACACGCCCATGTCGCCGCAACCCTACCACCGACCGCCGAGACCGCATCTAG GTGCGGGAGGCGGCGGCGGGACGAGCGGCGGggcgggcggcggcgcggggggAGGCGCGGGCGGCACGTCGGAGTACGTGCGCAACGAGCTGCGCGCAGTCGTGGGGGCGCGCTCGGCCCGCCCAGACTTGCATACGCTGCAGCCGCCGGACCTCGACCCGCTCGTCTCCTTCGACATGCCCGCGCCAG AATACTACGGAGGCGGGCTCGGCGGAGGCGGCGGACGGTGA
- the LOC101741527 gene encoding v-src sarcoma (Schmidt-Ruppin A-2) viral oncogene homolog isoform X3: MPVPGIEDARIESCDLQLGDTWRGMQGKMSVTAPVKKIRKKSDNTQQTQINKCQNEKERRKLENETINQLEELLGTCLAEVKQPDKNGIVREATRQIQEVLKRRRECPSECPLRSPQCLSPVQAGEISSTQPQLPCTGLHYSEVTTLIEALKHYTNNLGWVLLEINSKGEIECVSDNIKEFILHDRTELYRKSIFSILHEKDHAKLRPLLRNIQSFNWDSADIDKFHFVKARLLVKNSNGTDCGVYVETVIHAAPVRGSSSEEAGSVMCVIRRCDDASAVLIPDDGGPPAITAKQSDHIVFRLDCNFNILSCDLSAVDSIVNSPVSLVGTRYLDLVDSVDRLRVAAHLLEAASAPAPPAVSEPFRLRVTPDHPWLRVSARSRLFRSQATSGEPDFIMSTHSVLCDEEIDMLESESPRPAVGGPLMPSVTNGESSMCESRYRSPVSPATNPFSINDFEFEPWASSLLGEMSNEDSKEPKDGSVEGPPSTPLTPRAPSTPGESAHVVQPPEEPNRLRTLLSKKPNSSSEANSNSNNRILKDLLKQEDEEATGSETSAPHTPHTPMTPHTPHTPGAALSPLHSAPSHARPQAHLQPHASHSAGQHSMQQLHHNNSDVLLKILNDKSDEDTEEGRRSASDSNRSMSQPSALLSQLLSSSNGPAGNGRSQDGSDNYLDRIAGVKRKFEDAKAMSGNMKRATPENQQVTSSAVSVASSTATSTAGSPATSGPGMSPLCKKNQILVSLLARQQPTPTTPLPLPNPSLRPYGPTNRPRAPPPPHPAQHHHHHAMQHHQRHHSTLSNILTGVNHRASNVNGGGGDGPTAECSSAQSHLQMVLQGGARYPPASAPAPLHYTNTTPHHTYNSQPPSSSSSLTQAVPGDGEVPSDLMLSDILDEFIESMPDSDRSASDVSMRQRQGMKEKTAIVNAIRQRLMHECETVTKNTNVTSPSALPPFSVQSPVCSMYPGGASPAAGGSRPHSIAEQRARLLQMQRSQQMLVSPEAADQPQQDLGSTINALVSATPPNVALTRTDYHHNLYQTSQIGSNYGTNKMTTTNQNPMLSRQLSVPGSGGYAHAAALHTPMSPQPYHRPPRPHLVGGYYEEGAGGYCAEYARCPPLPPHVPHPPHPPHPPHPPHPPHDHQLSCAGGGGGTSGGAGGGAGGGAGGTSEYVRNELRAVVGARSARPDLHTLQPPDLDPLVSFDMPAPGGGSTALGGRAAAATSSWESQQCTPNTTEAGSAEAADGDETQTGGSAGAGSKASLLQKLLSQ; the protein is encoded by the exons AATTGAGTCCTGTGACCTCCAACTGGGAGACACATGGAGGGGAATGCAAGGCAAGATGAGCGTGACAGCGCCGGTTAAGAAGATAAGAAAAAAGTCAGACAATACGCAACAAACTCAAAT taATAAGTGCCAGAATGAGAAAGAGCGACGGAAACTTGAAAACGAAACTATAAATCAACTTGAGGAGCTTCTTGGTACTTGTCTCGCCGAAGTAAAGCAACCGGACAAGAACGGTATTGTCCGAGAGGCCACGCGTCAGATCCAGGAGGTATTGAAACGGCGACGCGAGTGTCCCAGCGAGTGTCCCCTACGATCGCCCCAGTGTCTATCACCAGTACAGGCCGGGGAGATCAGCTCAACACAGCCGCAGTTGCCCTGCACCGGATTACATTATTCTGAAGTCACAACTTTAATTGAG gCACTCAAACATTACACCAATAACCTCGGATGGGTTTTATTGGAAATTAATTCGAAAGGTGAAATAGAGTGTGTATCAGATAATATCAAGGAGTTTATTCTTCACGATAGAACAGAACTATATAGGAAATCGATATTTTCGATTTTACATGAGAAAGATCATGCGAAACTAAGACCGTTACTTAGGAACATACAATCTTTCAACTGGGACTCGGCAGATATTGATAAATTCCACTTTGTGAAAGCAAGGCTCCTCGTTAAAAATTCAAATGGGACTGACTGTGGCGT TTACGTGGAGACAGTGATACACGCTGCGCCAGTGCGCGGCTCTTCTTCGGAGGAGGCCGGCTCCGTCATGTGCGTCATCCGGCGCTGCGACGACGCGTCGGCCGTTCTTATTCCCGACGACGGCGGCCCGCCCGCCATCACCGCCAAGCAGTCCGATCATATCGTCTTCAGATTAGACtgcaattttaatattttgt CTTGTGACTTGAGTGCAGTGGACAGTATAGTAAACTCACCAGTTTCTCTTGTGGGCACTCGATATTTGGACTTGGTTGACAGTGTTGATCGTCTACGTGTTGCTGCACATCTGCTGGAAGCAGCATCAGCGCCTGCGCCGCCTGCAGTCAGTGAACCGTTTCGACTGCGCGTCACCCCCGACCATCCGTGGTTGCGTGTCAGCGCCCGATCGCGGCTGTTCAGGTCTCAGGCCACTTCTGGTGAACCTGACTTCATAATGTCAACGCACAGCGTTCTTTGTGATGAGGAGATAGATATGTTGGAATCTGAAAGCCCTCGCCCTGCGGTCGGCGGCCCGCTCATGCCCTCCGTGACCAACGGAGAGTCTTCCATGTGCGAGTCGCGGTATCGATCTCCCGTCAGTCCGGCCACGAATCCGTTTTCTATAAACGATTTCGAGTTTGAACCTTGGGCTTCTTCTCTCCTTGGTGAAATGTCAAATGAAGATTCCAAGGAACCCAAGGATGGGTCCGTGGAGGGACCGCCTTCAACCCCGCTCACGCCTCGGGCGCCTTCCACTCCTGGTGAAAGCGCTCACGTCGTACAGCCTCCTGAAGAGCCAAATCGGTTACGAACGCTGTTGAGCAAGAAGCCTAATTCGTCTTCCGAAGCAAACTCCAACTCGAACAATCGTATTCTGAAAGATTTATTGAAGCAAGAAGACGAAGAGGCGACAGGAAGCGAGACGTCGGCGCCGCACACCCCGCACACGCCGATGACACCGCACACCCCGCACACGCCCGGCGCGGCGCTCTCCCCGCTGCACTCCGCGCCGTCGCACGCGCGTCCGCAGGCGCACTTGCAGCCGCACGCCTCGCACTCCGCGGGACAGCACTCCATGCAACAGCTTCATCACAATAATTCCGACGTCCTCCTTAAG ATATTAAACGATAAATCAGACGAAGATACGGAGGAAGGGAGAAGAAGCGCTTCGGACAGTAATCGCAGTATGTCCCAGCCCAGCGCGCTCCTCTCCCAGCTGTTGTCGAGCAGCAACGGCCCGGCGGGTAACGGACGCTCGCAGGACGGAAGCGACAACTACCTGGATAGGATCGCCGGTGTCAAACGCAAATTCGAAGACGCCAAAGCGATGAGCGGTAATATGAAGAGAGCGACCCCAGAGAATCAACAG GTGACGTCCAGTGCTGTATCGGTAGCGTCATCGACGGCGACGTCTACGGCCGGGAGCCCGGCGACGAGCGGCCCGGGCATGAGTCCGCTGTGCAAAAAGAACCAGATCCTGGTGTCGTTATTGGCGCGCCAGCAGCCCACGCCCACCACCCCGCTGCCGCTCCCCAACCCCAGCCTGCGCCCCTACGGACCCACCAACCGACCGCGAGCGCCGCCTCCGCCTCACCCGGCTCAGCATCATCACCACCACGCCATGCAACACCACCAGCGGCACCATTCGACGCTCTCCAACATACTCACCGGAGTCAACCA TCGGGCGAGCAACGTGaacggcggcggcggcgacggcCCGACGGCGGAGTGCTCGTCTGCGCAGAGCCACCTGCAGATGGTGCTGCAGGGCGGCGCGCGCTACCCGCCCGCCTCCGCGCCCGCGCCCCTGCACTACACCAACACCACGCCGCACCACACCTACAACAGCCAGCCGCCCTC AAGTAGCAGTAGCCTGACTCAAGCCGTTCCCGGTGACGGCGAGGTCCCCAGTGATCTGATGCTGTCCGACATATTGGACGAGTTCATAGAGAGCATGCCCGACTCGGATCGTTCCGCTTCTGATGTTAGCATGCGCCAAAGACAG GGCATGAAAGAGAAGACTGCGATAGTGAACGCCATCCGACAGAGACTGATGCACGAGTGTGAGACGGTCACGAAGAATACAAATGTCACGAGTCCCAGTGCACTGCCGCCATTCTCTGTGCAGAGTCCG GTGTGCAGCATGTACCCGGGCGGCGCCAGCCCAGCGGCCGGCGGCTCGCGCCCGCACTCCATCGCCGAGCAGCGCGCGCGCCTGCTACAGATGCAGCGCTCGCAGCAGATGCTCGTCTCGCCAGAG GCCGCCGATCAGCCCCAGCAGGATCTTGGTTCGACCATTAATGCTCTCGTTTCCGCGACTCCGCCCAACGTGGCTCTGACTCGAACGGATTATCATCATAATCTATATCAAACGA GTCAAATAGGGTCAAATTATGGTACAAATAAAATGACTACCACTAATCAGAACCCCATGTTAAGCAGACAGCTTAGT GTGCCGGGTTCGGGCGGGTACGCGCACGCGGCCGCACTGCACACGCCCATGTCGCCGCAACCCTACCACCGACCGCCGAGACCGCATCTAG TGGGCGGCTACTACGAGGAGGGCGCGGGCGGGTACTGCGCGGAGTACGCACGCTGTCCGCCGCTGCCGCCACACGTACCGCACCCGCCCCATCCGCCTCATCCGCCTCACCCGCCCCACCCGCCCCACGACCACCAGCTGTCAT GTGCGGGAGGCGGCGGCGGGACGAGCGGCGGggcgggcggcggcgcggggggAGGCGCGGGCGGCACGTCGGAGTACGTGCGCAACGAGCTGCGCGCAGTCGTGGGGGCGCGCTCGGCCCGCCCAGACTTGCATACGCTGCAGCCGCCGGACCTCGACCCGCTCGTCTCCTTCGACATGCCCGCGCCAG GTGGCGGCAGTACCGCACTGGGAGGCCGGGCCGCGGCGGCGACAAGCTCGTGGGAGTCGCAACAGTGCACCCCG AATACTACGGAGGCGGGCTCGGCGGAGGCGGCGGACGGTGATGAGACGCAGACGGGCGGGTCGGCGGGCGCGGGCAGTAAGGCGTCGCTGCTGCAGAAGCTGTTGTCGCAGTGA